The following DNA comes from Pseudodesulfovibrio alkaliphilus.
CCGGGAGCGCTTTGCCCCGCTGGCTGGCAACGCCCTGCCCGTGACCATCGAATGCGGCCCGGTCCGCTTCACCGATCCCCTGCTCTTCACCCACAGGGGTATCTCCGGCCCTGCCGTGCTTCAGATCTCGTCCTACTGGCGCGAGGGCGAGCCTGTGACCATCGACTTCCTGCCCCAAGGCCGCGTGGCCGACCTGATGGAGGGCAACCGCTCGTCCTCCATGCTGTTACGCACCCTGCTCGGCCGGGCGCTGCCAAAACGGCTGGTTCAGACCCTCCTGCCCGAAGCCCTGGCCTCTGCAGAGGTGCGTCGGCTGGACAGACGGCAGGTCGAGGAGGCGGCGGGACTGGTCCACGGCCTGACCATCACCCCGTCCGGGACCGAAGGCTACGCCAAGGCCGAAGTGACCGTGGGCGGGGTGGATACCGCGAACATCTCGTCCAAGACCTTTGCCTGCGCCAACGTGCCCGGCCTGCACGTCATCGGCGAGACCCTGGACGTGACCGGCCACCTGGGCGGCTTCAACCTGCACTGGGCCTTTGCCTCGGCCGCGGCCTGCGCCGACGCCCTGCCCGGCGGAAACGGGTAGCGAAACCAAAGGCAAACAGCCCCTCTTGCCCGAGGCAAGAGAGACCGATGGAAACCCAAGGATTGCGGAATCAGCCGCGTATTCCCCGGACCAGGGCGGCGAAGACCTGCTCCTGGCCGAGGTTGGTGGTGTCGATGATCACCGCGTCGGGCGCGGGCTTGAGAGGCGCTTCGGCCCGATTGCGGTCCTGGTGGTCGCGCCGGGCGATCTGCTCGCGCAGTTCGTCGAAATCGGCCGTTTTCCCCATGCCCGCCAATTGGCGCAGACGGCGCCGGGCGCGTTCGTCGGCCGTGGCGTCGAGGAAGAACTTGCACCGGGCGGCGGGGAAGACCACGCTGCCCATGTCGCGCCCCTCGGCCACCAGGGAAAAACGCTGGCCAAGGGTCTGCTGGGCGGCCTTGAGACTGGCCCGGACCACGGGGAGCACCGCGATGTTCGAGGCCCACATGGCCACCTGCTCGGAGCGCACCTCGTCACCGATGGGTACGCCGTCCAGGGAAAGAACCGAATCCTCGCCGATGCCGGACAGGGAAAACTCCATCCCGGCCAGATCAACCGTCAACCTGGCATCGCCCCGCTCCCAGGCCCCGTCGCCCAGCCGCCAGGCCACGGCCCGGAACATGGCCCCGGTATCGAGATAGGGGATGGATAGTTCCCGAGCCAGCCGCTTGGCCATGGTGGACTTGCCCACCCCTGCCGGGCCGTCGAGGGTAACGATGAGCGGATCAGCCATCAAGCACCTCGGCCAGAGCGGCGAAGAAGGCCCGATTTTCGGCATCGGTGCCCATATTGACCCGGATGTATTCGCCCAGGCCGAAACTGGCCAGGGGACGGACGATGAAGCCCCGTTCAAGGAGCGACTCGAACACCTGCCGGGCGGGCATGGGCGGCTCGAACATGACGAAATTGGCCTGACTGGGCCAGACCCGGCAGCCGATGCGGGGCAGCTCATTCAGAAAAAACTCGCGCCCGCGCATGACCGTGGCCAGGGTCTCGTTGTAGAAGGTGTCGTCGTCAAGGGCGGCCAGGGCGGCCTCCTCGGCCAGCAGGTTGACGGTAAAGGGGATGCGCGAGTTTTTCATGTGCGCAGCCACCTGGGCAGGCATGAGGCCGTAACCGACGCGCAGCCCGGCCAGCCCGTAGGCTTTGGAAAAGGTACGCAGGACCACGAGGTTCTCGAAGCGGTCAAATGCCTGGACAGGGGTATATGACTCGGGGGGCCAGACAAAGTCGATATACGCCTCGTCCACCACCAGCAGGCAGTCGGGCGGCAGCACCCCGGCCAGGACAGAGAGGTCTTCGGCGCTGGCGGCCTGCCCCGTGGGATTGTCCGGGCTGGTGACAAAGACCATGATGGTGTTCTCGTCGGCTGCCTCGGCCATGGCGTCCAGCGGCAGCTCGAAGGCCGCGCCCCGCGGCACCTCGCGGTACTCCACCCCGGACAGCTTCGCGCACATGCGGTACATGGAAAAACTGTGCTCGTAGCAGATCACGTTGCTCTTGCCCGGCACGGCCCGGATGCGAAAGAGCATGTCGATGATCTCGTCGCTGCCGTTGCCCGCCACCACGCACTCGGACGGCACACCCACGGCACGGGCTATGGCTTCCACCAGCCTTGGCGAATGGTTCTCGGGATAGCGGAAGACGCG
Coding sequences within:
- the hisC gene encoding histidinol-phosphate transaminase, which codes for MRDFSVRPEIRDFSPYTPGLTIERIKELYGLDTVIKLASNENPLGVSPVVRKVLAQHAARVFRYPENHSPRLVEAIARAVGVPSECVVAGNGSDEIIDMLFRIRAVPGKSNVICYEHSFSMYRMCAKLSGVEYREVPRGAAFELPLDAMAEAADENTIMVFVTSPDNPTGQAASAEDLSVLAGVLPPDCLLVVDEAYIDFVWPPESYTPVQAFDRFENLVVLRTFSKAYGLAGLRVGYGLMPAQVAAHMKNSRIPFTVNLLAEEAALAALDDDTFYNETLATVMRGREFFLNELPRIGCRVWPSQANFVMFEPPMPARQVFESLLERGFIVRPLASFGLGEYIRVNMGTDAENRAFFAALAEVLDG
- the cmk gene encoding (d)CMP kinase translates to MADPLIVTLDGPAGVGKSTMAKRLARELSIPYLDTGAMFRAVAWRLGDGAWERGDARLTVDLAGMEFSLSGIGEDSVLSLDGVPIGDEVRSEQVAMWASNIAVLPVVRASLKAAQQTLGQRFSLVAEGRDMGSVVFPAARCKFFLDATADERARRRLRQLAGMGKTADFDELREQIARRDHQDRNRAEAPLKPAPDAVIIDTTNLGQEQVFAALVRGIRG